In one window of Bradyrhizobium sp. AZCC 1721 DNA:
- the rplO gene encoding 50S ribosomal protein L15 codes for MKLSDIADNAGSRKKRMRVGRGIGSGKGKTSGRGGKGQTARSGVRIKGFEGGQMPLHRRLPKRGFNNIFRLDFAEINLDRLQEAIDAKLVDTKETVTVESLVKAGVIRRAKDGLRLLGRGELKAKLAIEVHGASKSAVAAVEKAGGTVKILAPAKKEGEAA; via the coding sequence ATGAAGCTCAGCGATATCGCCGACAACGCCGGCTCGCGCAAGAAGCGCATGCGCGTCGGCCGTGGCATCGGTTCCGGCAAGGGCAAGACTTCGGGCCGCGGCGGCAAGGGCCAGACCGCGCGTTCGGGCGTGCGCATCAAGGGCTTCGAGGGCGGCCAGATGCCGCTGCATCGCCGCCTGCCGAAGCGCGGCTTCAACAACATCTTCCGGCTCGACTTTGCCGAGATCAATCTCGACCGGCTGCAAGAGGCGATCGACGCCAAGCTGGTCGACACCAAGGAAACCGTGACCGTCGAGTCGCTGGTGAAGGCTGGCGTGATCCGCCGTGCCAAGGACGGCCTGCGGCTGCTCGGCCGCGGCGAACTCAAGGCCAAGCTCGCGATCGAGGTGCACGGCGCCTCGAAGTCCGCGGTTGCGGCGGTCGAGAAGGCCGGCGGCACGGTGAAGATCCTGGCCCCGGCCAAGAAGGAAGGCGAGGCGGCGTAA
- the rpmD gene encoding 50S ribosomal protein L30: MAKAAKTIKVEQTGSAIRRHHSQRSTLIGLKLNKIGRVAELQDTPEVRGMISKVQHLVRIVGEK, from the coding sequence ATGGCCAAGGCCGCAAAGACGATCAAGGTCGAGCAGACCGGCAGCGCGATCCGCCGCCACCACTCGCAGCGTTCGACGCTGATCGGCCTCAAGCTCAACAAGATCGGCCGGGTTGCCGAGCTGCAGGACACCCCTGAAGTTCGCGGCATGATCAGCAAGGTTCAACATCTCGTCCGCATCGTCGGCGAGAAGTAA
- the rpsE gene encoding 30S ribosomal protein S5, whose translation MAGERERGGRERSRDREERDSEFVDKLVHINRVAKVVKGGKRFGFAALVVIGDQKGRVGFGHGKAREVPEAIRKATESAKRNLTRVALREGRTLHHDIAGRHGAGRVYLRAAPAGTGIIAGGPMRAVFETLGIQDVVAKSIGSSNPYNMVRATFDALKHQDSPRSVAARRNIKVSTLQSRRVGGDAEVVAE comes from the coding sequence ATGGCAGGTGAACGCGAACGCGGCGGACGCGAACGGAGCAGGGATCGCGAGGAGCGCGACAGCGAGTTCGTCGACAAGCTCGTCCACATCAATCGCGTGGCGAAGGTCGTCAAGGGCGGCAAGCGCTTCGGCTTTGCGGCGCTGGTCGTAATCGGCGACCAGAAGGGCCGGGTCGGTTTCGGCCACGGCAAGGCGCGCGAAGTGCCCGAGGCGATCCGCAAGGCGACCGAGTCGGCCAAGCGCAATCTGACGCGCGTGGCGCTACGCGAAGGCCGCACGCTGCATCACGACATCGCCGGCCGTCACGGTGCCGGCCGCGTCTACCTGCGCGCCGCTCCGGCCGGTACCGGCATCATCGCCGGCGGCCCGATGCGCGCGGTGTTCGAGACGCTCGGCATCCAGGACGTGGTGGCGAAGTCGATCGGCTCGTCGAATCCCTACAACATGGTTCGCGCGACCTTCGACGCGCTGAAGCATCAGGATTCGCCGCGTTCGGTTGCGGCGCGCCGCAACATCAAGGTGTCCACGCTGCAATCGCGCCGCGTCGGCGGTGACGCCGAAGTGGTGGCTGAATAA
- the rplR gene encoding 50S ribosomal protein L18: protein MSLKVTNARRKQRVRNSLRRSANGRPRLSVFRSSKHIYAQVIDDLKGETLASASSLEKAMREAGNTGANIDAAKAVGKLLAERAVKNGVKEVVFDRGSYLYHGRVKALADAARESGLSF from the coding sequence ATGTCACTCAAGGTCACGAATGCCCGGCGCAAGCAGCGAGTGCGCAACTCGCTGCGCCGGTCCGCCAATGGACGCCCGCGTCTGTCGGTGTTCCGTTCGTCGAAGCACATCTACGCCCAGGTCATCGACGACCTGAAGGGCGAGACGCTGGCTTCCGCCTCGTCGCTGGAAAAGGCCATGCGCGAGGCCGGCAACACCGGCGCCAACATCGATGCGGCCAAAGCCGTCGGCAAGCTGCTGGCGGAACGCGCCGTGAAGAACGGCGTCAAGGAAGTGGTGTTCGATCGCGGCAGCTATCTCTACCACGGGCGCGTCAAAGCGCTCGCGGACGCCGCCCGCGAGAGCGGACTGAGCTTCTAA
- the rplF gene encoding 50S ribosomal protein L6: MSRVGKRPVAIPSGVTATVEGQTVKVKGPKGQLQFVVHDDVEVKFEKGEVKVAPKFKTNRAQAMYGTARAQVANLVEGVTKGFEKKLEITGVGYRAAMQGKNLQLALGYSHDVVYAIPEGITIAVPKPTEITISGTDSQRVGQVAAEIRAYRPPEPYKGKGVKYANEFIFRKEGKKK; encoded by the coding sequence ATGTCACGTGTTGGCAAACGGCCTGTGGCGATCCCGTCCGGTGTGACGGCGACCGTCGAGGGACAGACCGTCAAGGTGAAGGGGCCGAAGGGCCAGCTTCAGTTCGTCGTGCATGACGACGTCGAGGTGAAGTTCGAGAAGGGCGAGGTCAAGGTCGCGCCGAAGTTCAAGACCAATCGCGCGCAGGCCATGTATGGCACCGCGCGCGCGCAGGTGGCGAACCTGGTCGAGGGCGTCACCAAGGGCTTTGAGAAGAAGCTCGAGATCACCGGCGTCGGCTATCGCGCCGCGATGCAGGGCAAGAACCTGCAGCTCGCGCTCGGCTACAGCCACGACGTGGTCTATGCGATCCCGGAAGGCATCACCATCGCGGTGCCGAAGCCGACCGAGATCACGATTTCGGGCACCGATTCCCAGCGCGTCGGGCAGGTCGCCGCCGAGATCCGCGCCTACCGTCCGCCGGAGCCTTACAAGGGCAAGGGCGTGAAGTACGCCAATGAATTCATCTTCCGCAAGGAAGGCAAGAAGAAGTAA
- the rpsH gene encoding 30S ribosomal protein S8: MSTHDPISDLITRIRNAQMRSKSKVSTPGSKMRASVLEVLKAEGYIRGYASVEHASGRSELEIELKYFDGEPVIREIERVSKPGRRVYASVKNLPRVNNGLGISVLSTPKGIMADHAARDANVGGEVLFTVF; this comes from the coding sequence ATGTCAACGCACGATCCGATCTCCGATCTCATCACACGCATCCGCAACGCGCAGATGCGTTCGAAGTCCAAGGTCTCGACCCCGGGCTCGAAGATGCGCGCCAGCGTGCTCGAAGTGCTGAAGGCCGAGGGCTATATCCGCGGCTATGCCAGCGTGGAGCATGCTTCGGGCCGCAGCGAACTCGAGATCGAGTTGAAGTATTTCGACGGCGAGCCCGTCATTCGCGAGATCGAGCGGGTCTCGAAGCCGGGCCGCCGGGTTTACGCCTCGGTGAAGAACCTGCCGCGTGTGAACAACGGTCTCGGCATTTCGGTGTTGTCGACGCCGAAGGGAATCATGGCCGACCACGCCGCGCGAGACGCGAATGTGGGCGGCGAAGTTCTCTTCACGGTGTTCTGA
- the rpsN gene encoding 30S ribosomal protein S14 codes for MAKKSSIEKNNRRKRMAKNAAPQRAKLKAIIADKTKPMEERFAATLKLAQMPRNSSTTRIRNRCELTGRPRSNYRKNKLSRIALRELGSKGLVPGLVKSSW; via the coding sequence ATGGCAAAGAAGAGTTCGATCGAGAAGAACAACCGGCGCAAGCGGATGGCCAAGAACGCCGCCCCGCAGCGTGCGAAGCTGAAGGCGATCATCGCCGACAAGACCAAGCCGATGGAAGAGCGGTTTGCGGCGACGCTGAAGCTCGCCCAGATGCCGCGCAACTCGTCGACCACGCGGATTCGCAACCGCTGCGAACTGACCGGCCGTCCGCGCTCGAACTACCGCAAGAACAAGCTTTCCCGCATCGCGCTGCGTGAACTCGGCTCCAAGGGCCTGGTTCCCGGGCTCGTGAAGTCGAGCTGGTAA
- the rplE gene encoding 50S ribosomal protein L5, whose amino-acid sequence MADTAYVPRLRAEYDKSIRGKLTEQFGYANVMQVPRLDKVVLNMGVGDAVNDRKKAETAAGELTQIAGQKAIVTYSRIAIATFKLRENQPIGCKVTLRKARMYEFIDRLVNVALPRVRDFRGLNPKSFDGRGNYSLGLKEHIIFPEIDFDKVSEARGMDITVCTTAKTDDEARALLTAFNFPFRQ is encoded by the coding sequence ATGGCTGATACGGCTTACGTGCCGCGCCTGCGCGCGGAGTATGACAAGAGCATTCGCGGCAAGCTGACCGAACAGTTCGGCTATGCCAACGTCATGCAGGTGCCGCGGCTGGACAAGGTCGTGCTCAACATGGGCGTCGGCGACGCCGTCAACGACCGCAAAAAGGCCGAAACCGCGGCTGGCGAACTGACGCAGATCGCCGGCCAGAAGGCGATCGTGACCTATTCGCGGATCGCGATCGCGACCTTCAAGCTGCGCGAGAACCAGCCGATCGGCTGCAAGGTCACGCTGCGCAAAGCGCGGATGTACGAGTTCATCGATCGCCTGGTGAACGTGGCGTTGCCGCGCGTGCGCGACTTCCGTGGCCTCAATCCGAAGAGCTTCGATGGCCGCGGCAACTACTCGCTCGGCCTCAAGGAGCACATCATTTTCCCCGAAATCGATTTCGACAAGGTTTCGGAAGCCCGCGGCATGGACATCACGGTCTGCACCACGGCGAAGACCGACGACGAGGCGCGCGCCTTGTTGACCGCATTCAATTTCCCGTTCCGGCAGTGA
- the rplN gene encoding 50S ribosomal protein L14 has translation MIQMQTNLDVADNSGARRVMCIKVLGGSKRRYATVGDVIVVSIKEAIPRGKVKKGDVMKAVVVRVRKDIRRADGSVIRFDRNAAVLINNQSEPVGTRIFGPVPRELRAKNHMKIISLAPEVL, from the coding sequence ATGATTCAGATGCAGACCAACCTCGACGTGGCCGACAATTCAGGCGCACGCCGTGTCATGTGCATCAAGGTGCTGGGGGGCTCCAAGCGCCGCTATGCCACCGTGGGCGACGTTATCGTCGTGTCGATCAAGGAAGCGATTCCGCGCGGCAAGGTGAAGAAGGGCGACGTGATGAAGGCCGTCGTGGTGCGCGTCCGCAAGGACATCCGCCGCGCAGACGGTTCGGTTATCCGCTTCGACCGCAACGCCGCCGTCTTGATCAACAACCAGTCGGAGCCGGTCGGCACCCGTATCTTCGGGCCGGTGCCGCGCGAGCTTCGCGCCAAGAACCACATGAAAATCATTTCGCTTGCGCCGGAGGTGCTGTGA
- the rpsQ gene encoding 30S ribosomal protein S17, translated as MPKRTLQGVVVSDKQAKTVVVRVDRRFTHPIYKKTIRRSKNYHAHDENGEFKPGDMVWIEESKPISKLKRWTVVRGEQKKTA; from the coding sequence ATGCCGAAACGTACCCTTCAGGGCGTGGTCGTGAGCGACAAGCAAGCCAAGACGGTGGTGGTGCGCGTCGATCGCCGCTTCACCCATCCGATCTACAAGAAGACGATCCGCCGCTCCAAGAACTACCACGCGCATGACGAGAACGGCGAGTTCAAGCCGGGCGACATGGTGTGGATCGAGGAGAGCAAGCCGATCTCGAAGTTGAAGCGCTGGACCGTGGTCCGGGGCGAACAGAAGAAAACCGCCTGA
- the rpmC gene encoding 50S ribosomal protein L29, protein MAPMKVEDIRAMSDDQREDAVLNLKKERFNLRFQRATGQLENTSRLREARRDIARIKTIAAQVRAKKK, encoded by the coding sequence ATGGCCCCGATGAAAGTTGAAGACATCCGCGCGATGAGCGACGACCAGAGGGAGGATGCCGTCCTCAATCTGAAGAAGGAACGCTTCAACCTGCGTTTCCAGCGCGCCACCGGGCAGTTGGAAAACACCTCGCGGCTGCGCGAAGCCCGCCGCGATATCGCCCGCATCAAGACCATCGCCGCGCAGGTTCGCGCGAAGAAGAAGTAA
- the rplP gene encoding 50S ribosomal protein L16: protein MMQPKKTKFRKAHKGRIHGVATSGATLSFGQFGLKAMAPERVTARQIEAARRALTRHMKRAGRVWIRVFPDVPVSKKPAEVRMGSGKGTPELWVARVKPGRVIFEIDGVNVQTAREALTLAAAKLPIKTRFVARIAE from the coding sequence ATGATGCAACCAAAGAAAACGAAGTTCCGGAAGGCGCATAAGGGCCGTATCCACGGCGTTGCGACTTCGGGTGCGACGTTGTCGTTCGGCCAGTTCGGCCTGAAGGCGATGGCGCCCGAGCGCGTCACTGCCCGCCAGATCGAAGCCGCGCGCCGCGCGCTGACCCGCCACATGAAGCGCGCCGGCCGCGTCTGGATCCGCGTGTTCCCGGACGTGCCGGTGTCGAAGAAGCCCGCCGAAGTCCGCATGGGTTCCGGCAAGGGAACGCCGGAATTGTGGGTGGCGCGGGTCAAGCCCGGCCGGGTGATTTTCGAGATCGACGGCGTCAACGTGCAGACCGCGAGGGAAGCGCTCACGCTCGCCGCCGCCAAGCTGCCGATCAAGACGCGCTTCGTCGCGCGCATTGCGGAGTAA
- the rpsC gene encoding 30S ribosomal protein S3, which translates to MGQKINPIGLRLGINRTWDSRWFAGKSEYGKLLHEDVKIREILHKELKQAAVARIVIERPHKKCRVTIHSARPGVVIGKKGADIDKLRKRVADITASDVVINIVEIRKPELDATLVAESIAQQLERRVAFRRAMKRAVQSAMRLGAEGIRINCSGRLGGAEIARMEWYREGRVPLHTLRADVDYGVATAFTTFGTCGVKVWIFKGEILEHDPMAQDKKMAEGDTARPRRDTAAA; encoded by the coding sequence ATGGGTCAAAAGATCAATCCAATCGGACTGCGTCTCGGCATCAACCGCACGTGGGATTCGCGTTGGTTCGCCGGCAAGAGCGAATACGGCAAGCTCTTGCATGAAGACGTCAAGATCCGCGAGATCCTGCACAAGGAGCTCAAGCAGGCGGCCGTCGCCCGCATCGTGATCGAGCGTCCGCACAAGAAGTGCCGCGTGACGATCCACTCGGCGCGTCCGGGCGTCGTGATCGGCAAGAAGGGCGCCGATATCGACAAGCTGCGCAAGCGGGTTGCCGACATCACGGCTTCCGACGTCGTCATCAACATCGTCGAAATCCGCAAGCCCGAACTCGATGCCACCCTGGTTGCCGAATCGATTGCGCAGCAGCTCGAGCGCCGCGTCGCTTTCCGCCGCGCCATGAAGCGGGCGGTGCAATCGGCGATGCGCCTTGGCGCCGAAGGCATCCGCATCAACTGCTCGGGCCGTCTCGGCGGCGCCGAAATCGCGCGCATGGAGTGGTATCGCGAGGGCCGCGTGCCGCTGCACACGCTGCGCGCCGACGTCGATTACGGCGTGGCGACGGCGTTCACCACGTTCGGCACCTGCGGCGTCAAGGTCTGGATCTTCAAGGGCGAGATCCTCGAGCACGATCCGATGGCCCAGGACAAGAAGATGGCCGAAGGCGATACCGCGCGTCCGCGCCGCGACACCGCCGCAGCGTGA
- the rplV gene encoding 50S ribosomal protein L22: MSKPKRERSLADNEAKAVARMLRVSPQKLNLVAQLIRGRKASAALADLQFSRKRIAVDVKKCLESAIANAENNHDLEVDDLVVAEAHVGNGIVMKRFSPRGRGRSGRIYKPFSHLTIVVRQVEAEASA; encoded by the coding sequence ATGAGCAAACCAAAGCGCGAACGTAGCCTCGCGGACAACGAGGCCAAGGCAGTCGCCCGGATGCTGCGCGTCAGCCCGCAGAAGCTCAATCTTGTCGCGCAGTTGATCCGCGGCCGGAAGGCGTCTGCTGCGCTCGCCGACCTGCAGTTCTCGCGCAAGCGGATCGCGGTCGACGTCAAGAAGTGCCTGGAATCGGCGATCGCGAACGCCGAGAACAACCATGACCTCGAGGTCGACGATCTCGTCGTCGCCGAGGCCCATGTCGGAAACGGCATCGTCATGAAGCGTTTTTCGCCCCGCGGCCGTGGCCGTTCGGGCCGTATCTATAAACCGTTCTCGCACCTGACCATCGTGGTTCGTCAGGTCGAGGCCGAGGCAAGCGCTTAA
- the rpsS gene encoding 30S ribosomal protein S19: MVRSVWKGPFVEASLLKKADAARASGRHDVIKIWSRRSTILPQFVGLVFGVYNGQKHVPVSVNEEMVGHKFGEFSPTRTFHGHSGDKKAKKA; encoded by the coding sequence ATGGTTCGTTCAGTCTGGAAAGGCCCGTTCGTCGAAGCCTCTCTGCTCAAGAAGGCAGATGCTGCGCGCGCGTCCGGCCGTCACGACGTCATCAAGATCTGGAGCCGCCGCTCGACCATCCTGCCGCAGTTCGTCGGCCTGGTGTTCGGCGTCTACAACGGCCAGAAGCACGTGCCGGTCTCGGTCAACGAGGAAATGGTGGGTCACAAGTTCGGCGAGTTCTCGCCGACCCGTACCTTCCATGGCCACTCTGGCGACAAGAAAGCCAAGAAGGCTTGA
- the rplB gene encoding 50S ribosomal protein L2: MALKTYNPTTPGQRQLVMVDRSALYKGKPVKALTEGKLGNGGRNNTGRITVRFRGGGHKKAYRLVDFKRNKVDVPAIVERLEYDPNRTAFIALIKYQDGEQAYILAPQRLAVGDTVVAGNYVDVKPGNVMPLGNMPVGTIVHNIEMKIGKGGQIARSAGTYAQIVGRDQEYVILRLNSGEQRLVHGRCRGTIGAVSNPDHMNISIGKAGRTRWLGWRPHNRGVVMNPIDHPHGGGEGRTSGGRHPVTPWGKPTKGKKTRSNKSTNRFILLSRHKRKK, encoded by the coding sequence ATGGCATTGAAAACATACAATCCGACGACGCCGGGCCAGCGCCAACTGGTGATGGTCGACCGTTCGGCGCTCTACAAGGGCAAGCCGGTGAAGGCGCTGACCGAGGGCAAGCTCGGCAATGGCGGCCGCAACAACACCGGCCGCATCACCGTGCGCTTCCGCGGCGGCGGCCACAAGAAGGCCTACCGCCTGGTGGACTTCAAGCGGAACAAGGTCGACGTGCCCGCCATCGTCGAGCGGCTGGAATATGATCCGAACCGCACCGCGTTCATCGCGCTGATCAAGTATCAGGACGGCGAGCAGGCCTACATCCTGGCGCCGCAGCGGCTGGCCGTGGGCGACACGGTGGTTGCCGGCAACTATGTCGACGTGAAGCCCGGCAACGTCATGCCGCTCGGCAACATGCCGGTCGGCACCATCGTCCACAACATCGAGATGAAGATCGGGAAGGGCGGCCAGATCGCCCGTTCCGCCGGCACCTACGCCCAGATCGTCGGCCGCGACCAGGAATACGTCATTCTGCGCCTGAACTCGGGCGAACAGCGCCTGGTGCACGGCCGCTGCCGCGGCACCATCGGTGCGGTGTCGAACCCCGATCACATGAACATTTCGATCGGCAAGGCCGGCCGCACCCGCTGGCTGGGCTGGCGTCCGCATAACCGCGGCGTCGTCATGAACCCGATCGACCATCCGCACGGCGGCGGCGAAGGCCGCACCTCGGGCGGCCGCCACCCGGTCACGCCGTGGGGCAAGCCGACCAAGGGCAAGAAGACCCGTTCGAATAAGTCGACCAATCGATTCATCCTCCTAAGCCGCCACAAGCGGAAGAAGTAA
- a CDS encoding 50S ribosomal protein L23: MKNIDPRHYDVIVAPVVTEKATVASEHNKVVFKVASKATKPQIKEAVEKLFDVKVKSVNTLVRKGKTKVFRGNFGSQSDVKRAVVTLEEGHRIDVTTGL; this comes from the coding sequence ATGAAGAATATCGATCCGCGCCATTACGACGTGATCGTAGCCCCCGTCGTCACCGAAAAGGCGACGGTAGCGTCCGAGCACAACAAGGTCGTGTTCAAGGTCGCCAGCAAGGCGACCAAGCCGCAAATCAAGGAAGCCGTCGAGAAGCTGTTCGACGTCAAGGTGAAGAGCGTGAACACCCTGGTCCGCAAGGGCAAGACCAAGGTGTTCCGCGGCAATTTCGGTTCGCAGTCGGACGTCAAGCGGGCTGTCGTGACCCTCGAAGAGGGCCACCGCATCGACGTCACCACCGGACTATAA
- the rplD gene encoding 50S ribosomal protein L4 produces MELKVTTLEGKEAGSVQLSDAIFGLEPRADIIQRCVQWQLNKRQAGTHKAKGRAEIWRTGKKMYKQKGTGGARHGSARVPQFRGGGRAFGPVVRSHAIGLPKKVRALALKHALSAKAKDGGLIVIDSAQVKEAKTKALVGHFNGLGLTNALIIDGAELNNGFATAARNIPNIDVLPIQGINVYDILRRQKLVLTKAAVDALEARFK; encoded by the coding sequence ATGGAACTGAAAGTCACGACGCTTGAAGGTAAGGAAGCCGGATCGGTCCAGCTCTCGGACGCGATCTTCGGTCTCGAGCCGCGCGCCGACATCATCCAGCGTTGCGTGCAATGGCAGCTCAACAAGCGCCAGGCCGGCACGCACAAGGCGAAGGGGCGCGCCGAAATCTGGCGCACCGGCAAGAAGATGTACAAGCAGAAGGGCACCGGCGGCGCCCGTCACGGCTCGGCCCGCGTGCCGCAGTTCCGCGGCGGTGGCCGTGCGTTCGGTCCGGTGGTTCGCTCCCACGCGATCGGCCTGCCGAAGAAGGTGCGGGCGCTGGCGCTCAAGCATGCGCTCTCGGCGAAGGCCAAGGATGGCGGCCTGATCGTGATCGACAGCGCGCAGGTCAAGGAAGCCAAGACCAAGGCGCTGGTCGGCCATTTCAACGGCCTTGGGCTCACCAACGCGCTGATCATCGACGGCGCCGAGCTCAACAACGGTTTCGCGACCGCGGCCCGCAACATTCCGAACATCGACGTGCTGCCGATCCAGGGCATCAACGTCTACGACATTCTGCGCCGTCAGAAGCTCGTGCTGACGAAGGCGGCAGTCGATGCGCTGGAGGCGCGCTTCAAATGA
- the rplC gene encoding 50S ribosomal protein L3, with amino-acid sequence MRSGVIAQKVGMTRVFTEAGEHIPVTVLKLGNCQVLGHRTTEKNGYVALQLGAGTRKTVYLPKAERGQFAAAKVEPKRKVAEFRVSEDALIPVGAEIQADHFVVGQFVDVTGTSVGKGFAGGMKRWNFGGLRATHGVSVSHRSIGSTGGRQDPGKTFKNKKMPGHMGVDRITTLNLRVVQTDVERGLILVEGAVPGSKGGWISVRDAVKKPLPKEAPKPGKFRVAGGEQAAAAPAEQEGA; translated from the coding sequence ATGCGCTCCGGAGTGATCGCACAAAAGGTCGGGATGACGCGGGTCTTTACGGAGGCCGGCGAACACATCCCTGTGACCGTGCTGAAGCTGGGCAATTGCCAGGTGCTGGGCCACCGCACGACCGAAAAGAACGGTTACGTCGCGCTGCAGCTCGGTGCGGGTACCCGCAAGACCGTGTATCTGCCGAAGGCGGAGCGCGGCCAGTTTGCCGCGGCCAAGGTCGAGCCCAAGCGGAAAGTCGCCGAATTTCGCGTCTCGGAAGATGCGCTGATTCCGGTTGGCGCCGAGATCCAGGCGGACCATTTCGTGGTCGGCCAGTTCGTCGACGTCACCGGCACCTCGGTTGGTAAGGGCTTTGCCGGCGGCATGAAGCGCTGGAATTTCGGCGGCCTGCGCGCCACCCACGGTGTGTCGGTTTCGCACCGTTCGATCGGTTCGACCGGCGGACGTCAGGATCCCGGCAAAACCTTCAAGAACAAGAAGATGCCCGGTCACATGGGTGTCGACCGCATCACCACGCTTAATTTGCGTGTGGTGCAGACCGACGTCGAGCGCGGTCTGATCCTGGTCGAGGGTGCCGTTCCCGGCTCCAAGGGCGGCTGGATCTCGGTGCGCGACGCCGTGAAGAAGCCGTTGCCGAAGGAAGCTCCGAAGCCCGGCAAGTTTAGGGTTGCTGGCGGTGAGCAGGCTGCTGCTGCGCCGGCCGAGCAGGAGGGCGCGTGA
- the rpsJ gene encoding 30S ribosomal protein S10, giving the protein MNGQNIRIRLKAFDHRILDTSTREIVNTAKRTGAQVRGPIPLPTRIEKFTVNRSPHVDKKSREQFEMRTHKRLLDIVDPTPQTVDALMKLDLAAGVDVEIKL; this is encoded by the coding sequence ATGAACGGCCAAAATATTCGCATCCGTCTCAAGGCGTTCGACCATCGAATCCTCGATACGTCGACCCGCGAGATCGTGAACACGGCGAAACGTACCGGTGCCCAGGTTCGCGGACCCATTCCGCTGCCCACCCGCATCGAGAAGTTCACCGTCAACCGTTCGCCACACGTCGACAAGAAGAGCCGCGAGCAATTCGAGATGCGCACCCACAAGCGCCTTCTCGACATTGTCGACCCGACCCCGCAGACCGTCGACGCTTTGATGAAGCTCGATCTGGCCGCCGGTGTCGACGTCGAGATCAAGCTCTAA
- the tuf gene encoding elongation factor Tu — translation MAKAKFERTKPHCNIGTIGHVDHGKTSLTAAITKVLAETGGATFTAYDQIDKAPEEKARGITISTAHVEYETKNRHYAHVDCPGHADYVKNMITGAAQMDGAILVVSAADGPMPQTREHILLARQVGVPALVVFLNKCDMVDDPELLELVELEVRELLSKYEFPGDKIPIIKGSALAALEDKDKKLGHDAILELMRNVDEYIPQPERPVDQPFLMPVEDVFSISGRGTVVTGRVERGIIKVGEEIEIVGLRDTQKTIVTGVEMFRKLLDQGQAGDNIGALLRGTKREEVERGQVLAKPGSVKPHTKFKAEAYILTKEEGGRHTPFFTNYRPQFYFRTTDVTGVVHLPEGTEMVMPGDNIAMEVHLIVPIAMEEKLRFAIREGGRTVGAGVVAAIIE, via the coding sequence ATGGCCAAAGCAAAGTTTGAACGTACTAAACCGCACTGCAACATCGGAACCATCGGTCACGTCGACCATGGCAAGACATCGCTGACCGCAGCGATCACCAAGGTGCTGGCTGAAACCGGCGGTGCGACGTTCACGGCGTACGACCAGATCGACAAGGCGCCGGAAGAGAAGGCGCGCGGCATCACCATCTCGACCGCTCACGTCGAGTATGAGACGAAGAACCGCCACTATGCCCACGTCGACTGCCCCGGCCACGCCGACTATGTGAAGAACATGATCACCGGCGCCGCCCAGATGGACGGTGCGATTCTGGTCGTGTCGGCGGCCGACGGCCCGATGCCGCAGACCCGCGAGCACATCCTGCTCGCCCGTCAGGTCGGCGTCCCCGCGCTCGTCGTGTTCCTGAACAAGTGCGACATGGTCGACGATCCGGAGCTGCTCGAGCTCGTCGAGCTCGAAGTTCGCGAACTGCTCTCGAAGTATGAATTCCCGGGCGACAAGATCCCGATCATCAAGGGCTCGGCGCTCGCCGCCCTCGAAGACAAGGACAAGAAGCTCGGCCACGACGCCATCCTCGAGCTGATGCGCAATGTCGACGAATACATTCCGCAGCCGGAGCGTCCGGTCGACCAGCCGTTCCTGATGCCGGTGGAAGACGTGTTCTCGATCTCGGGCCGCGGCACCGTCGTCACCGGCCGTGTCGAGCGCGGCATCATCAAGGTCGGCGAGGAAATCGAAATCGTAGGCCTGCGCGACACCCAGAAGACCATCGTCACGGGCGTCGAAATGTTCCGCAAGCTGCTCGATCAGGGCCAGGCCGGCGACAACATCGGCGCGCTGCTCCGCGGCACCAAGCGCGAGGAAGTCGAGCGTGGCCAGGTGCTGGCGAAGCCGGGTTCGGTCAAGCCGCACACCAAGTTCAAGGCTGAGGCCTACATCCTGACCAAGGAAGAGGGCGGTCGTCACACCCCGTTCTTCACCAACTACCGGCCCCAGTTCTACTTCCGCACCACCGACGTGACCGGCGTCGTGCACCTGCCCGAAGGCACCGAGATGGTGATGCCGGGCGACAACATCGCGATGGAAGTGCACCTGATCGTGCCGATCGCGATGGAAGAAAAGCTGCGCTTCGCGATCCGCGAAGGCGGCCGCACCGTCGGCGCCGGCGTCGTCGCCGCCATCATCGAATAA